From the Lathyrus oleraceus cultivar Zhongwan6 chromosome 4, CAAS_Psat_ZW6_1.0, whole genome shotgun sequence genome, one window contains:
- the LOC127074289 gene encoding probable methyltransferase PMT14 isoform X1, whose product MGSKNAPPGNRTRRPLSIFAVLALCCTFYLLGAWQRSGSGKGDSLALKVNKMHTDCNIVPNLSFEPHHKYVDIVASSEPKAKKFKACDVKYTDYTPCQEQDRAMTFPRENMIYRERHCPPQEEKLRCLIPAPDGYTSPFPWPKSRDYVYYANVPYKSLTVEKAVQNWVQFQGNVFKFPGGGTMFPQGADAYIDELASVIPIADGTVRTALDTGCGVASWGAYLLKRNVIAMSFAPKDNHEAQVQFALERGVPAIIGVLGTIRLPFPSRAFDMAQCSRCLIPWASNDGTQLMEVDRVLRPGGYWILSGPPINWKTYYQTWKRSKEDLKAEQKKIEDLAESLCWEKKYEKGDIAIWRKKINAKSCQRKSPDLCDLDNADDVWYKKMEVCKTPIPEVTSKTEVAGGELKKFPARLFAVPPRIAKGLVPGVKTESYQEDNKLWKKRVTNYKRINRLIGTTRYRNLMDMNAGLGGFAAALESQKSWVMNVVPTIADNTLGVIYERGLIGIYHDWCEGFSTYPRTYDLIHANGLFSLYQDKCNLEDILLEMDRILRPEGSVIIRDEVDVLNKVNKIVGGMRWEAKMMDHEDGPLVPEKILVIVKEYWVGTSKNNTSS is encoded by the exons ATGGGTTCTAAAAATGCCCCACCGGGCAACAGAACACGGAGGCCTTTGTCGATTTTTGCTGTGCTTGCTCTATGTTGTACTTTTTATCTTTTGGGAGCATGGCAAAGAAGTGGTTCCGGAAAGGGAGACAGTCTTGCATTGAAGGTAAATAAGATGCATACAGACTGCAACATTGTGCCGAATTTGAGTTTTGAACCCCATCACAAATATGTAGATATTGTCGCATCATCTGAACCGAAAGCTAAAAAGTTCAAGGCGTGTGATGTAAAATATACTGATTATACACCTTGCCAAGAGCAAGATCGGGCAATGACGTTCCCGAGAGAAAATATGATTTATAGGGAAAGACATTGTCCACCTCAAGAGGAGAAATTGCGTTGCCTTATTCCTGCTCCCGATGGGTATACGTCACCTTTTCCTTGGCCTAAAAGCCGTGATTATGTCTACTATGCTAATGTACCGTATAAGAGTTTGACAGTGGAGAAGGCTGTTCAAAACTGGGTGCAATTCCAAGGAAATGTGTTCAAATTTCCAGGGGGAGGAACCATGTTCCCTCAAGGAGCAGATGCTTATATTGATGAACTTGCATCAGTTATTCCAATTGCAGATGGTACTGTCAGAACAGCATTGGACACTGGTTGCGGA GTTGCAAGCTGGGGAGCATACTTGCTAAAGAGAAATGTGATAGCTATGTCGTTTGCTCCAAAGGATAACCACGAAGCACAAGTTCAGTTTGCACTGGAACGAGGAGTACCTGCTATTATTGGTGTTCTTGGTACAATCCGTCTTCCATTCCCATCAAGAGCCTTTGATATGGCTCAGTGTTCTCGATGTCTAATACCATGGGCTTCAAATG ATGGCACGCAGCTAATGGAAGTCGATCGGGTTTTAAGGCCTGGTGGATATTGGATTTTGTCTGGCCCTCCAATTAATTGGAAAACGTACTACCAGACATGGAAGCGGTCGAAGGAGGATCTGAAGGCAGAGCAGAAAAAAATTGAGGATTTAGCCGAAAGTCTTTGCTGGGAAAAGAAGTATGAAAAGGGTGATATCGCTATCTGGAGGAAGAAAATAAATGCTAAATCCTGTCAAAGAAAGTCTCCCGATTTATGTGATTTAGATAATGCTGATGATGTTTG GTACAAAAAGATGGAGGTCTGCAAAACCCCTATCCCCGAGGTAACCAGCAAAACCGAAGTTGCCGGTGGGGAATTGAAGAAGTTTCCTGCTAGGCTTTTCGCAGTTCCTCCTCGAATAGCTAAAGGCCTTGTTCCAGGCGTAAAAACTGAATCTTATCAAGAGGACAACAAATTATGGAAAAAGCGTGTTACTAATTACAAAAGAATTAATAGATTGATCGGTACGACAAGATATCGAAATTTGATGGACATGAATGCAGGCCTTGGAGGATTCGCAGCTGCACTTGAATCACAAAAATCTTGGGTGATGAATGTTGTGCCCACAATTGCTGACAACACTTTAGGTGTTATCTATGAAAGAGGTTTGATCGGCATTTATCATGACTG GTGTGAAGGCTTTTCTACATACCCAAGGACATATGATCTTATTCATGCTAATGGTTTATTTAGTTTGTACCAGGACAA GTGCAACCTAGAAGACATCCTTCTAGAGATGGACCGAATCTTGAGGCCCGAAGGATCGGTCATAATCCGCGACGAAGTAGATGTGCTTAACAAGGTTAACAAAATTGTTGGAGGAATGAGATGGGAAGCTAAAATGATGGATCATGAGGATGGTCCACTTGTGCCTGAGAAGATATTGGTGATTGTTAAAGAGTATTGGGTTGGCACTAGTAAAAACAACACATCCAGTTAA
- the LOC127074289 gene encoding probable methyltransferase PMT14 isoform X2: MGSKNAPPGNRTRRPLSIFAVLALCCTFYLLGAWQRSGSGKGDSLALKVNKMHTDCNIVPNLSFEPHHKYVDIVASSEPKAKKFKACDVKYTDYTPCQEQDRAMTFPRENMIYRERHCPPQEEKLRCLIPAPDGYTSPFPWPKSRDYVYYANVPYKSLTVEKAVQNWVQFQGNVFKFPGGGTMFPQGADAYIDELASVIPIADGTVRTALDTGCGVASWGAYLLKRNVIAMSFAPKDNHEAQVQFALERGVPAIIGVLGTIRLPFPSRAFDMAQCSRCLIPWASNDGTQLMEVDRVLRPGGYWILSGPPINWKTYYQTWKRSKEDLKAEQKKIEDLAESLCWEKKYEKGDIAIWRKKINAKSCQRKSPDLCDLDNADDVWYKKMEVCKTPIPEVTSKTEVAGGELKKFPARLFAVPPRIAKGLVPGVKTESYQEDNKLWKKRVTNYKRINRLIGTTRYRNLMDMNAGLGGFAAALESQKSWVMNVVPTIADNTLGVIYERGLIGIYHDWCEGFSTYPRTYDLIHANGLFSLYQDKCNLEDILLEMDRILRPEGSVIIRDEVDVLNKVNKIVGGMRWEAKMMDHEDGPLVPEKILVIVKEYWVGTSKNNTSS, translated from the exons ATGGGTTCTAAAAATGCCCCACCGGGCAACAGAACACGGAGGCCTTTGTCGATTTTTGCTGTGCTTGCTCTATGTTGTACTTTTTATCTTTTGGGAGCATGGCAAAGAAGTGGTTCCGGAAAGGGAGACAGTCTTGCATTGAAGGTAAATAAGATGCATACAGACTGCAACATTGTGCCGAATTTGAGTTTTGAACCCCATCACAAATATGTAGATATTGTCGCATCATCTGAACCGAAAGCTAAAAAGTTCAAGGCGTGTGATGTAAAATATACTGATTATACACCTTGCCAAGAGCAAGATCGGGCAATGACGTTCCCGAGAGAAAATATGATTTATAGGGAAAGACATTGTCCACCTCAAGAGGAGAAATTGCGTTGCCTTATTCCTGCTCCCGATGGGTATACGTCACCTTTTCCTTGGCCTAAAAGCCGTGATTATGTCTACTATGCTAATGTACCGTATAAGAGTTTGACAGTGGAGAAGGCTGTTCAAAACTGGGTGCAATTCCAAGGAAATGTGTTCAAATTTCCAGGGGGAGGAACCATGTTCCCTCAAGGAGCAGATGCTTATATTGATGAACTTGCATCAGTTATTCCAATTGCAGATGGTACTGTCAGAACAGCATTGGACACTGGTTGCGGA GTTGCAAGCTGGGGAGCATACTTGCTAAAGAGAAATGTGATAGCTATGTCGTTTGCTCCAAAGGATAACCACGAAGCACAAGTTCAGTTTGCACTGGAACGAGGAGTACCTGCTATTATTGGTGTTCTTGGTACAATCCGTCTTCCATTCCCATCAAGAGCCTTTGATATGGCTCAGTGTTCTCGATGTCTAATACCATGGGCTTCAAATG ATGGCACGCAGCTAATGGAAGTCGATCGGGTTTTAAGGCCTGGTGGATATTGGATTTTGTCTGGCCCTCCAATTAATTGGAAAACGTACTACCAGACATGGAAGCGGTCGAAGGAGGATCTGAAGGCAGAGCAGAAAAAAATTGAGGATTTAGCCGAAAGTCTTTGCTGGGAAAAGAAGTATGAAAAGGGTGATATCGCTATCTGGAGGAAGAAAATAAATGCTAAATCCTGTCAAAGAAAGTCTCCCGATTTATGTGATTTAGATAATGCTGATGATGTTTG GTACAAAAAGATGGAGGTCTGCAAAACCCCTATCCCCGAGGTAACCAGCAAAACCGAAGTTGCCGGTGGGGAATTGAAGAAGTTTCCTGCTAGGCTTTTCGCAGTTCCTCCTCGAATAGCTAAAGGCCTTGTTCCAGGCGTAAAAACTGAATCTTATCAAGAGGACAACAAATTATGGAAAAAGCGTGTTACTAATTACAAAAGAATTAATAGATTGATCGGTACGACAAGATATCGAAATTTGATGGACATGAATGCAGGCCTTGGAGGATTCGCAGCTGCACTTGAATCACAAAAATCTTGGGTGATGAATGTTGTGCCCACAATTGCTGACAACACTTTAGGTGTTATCTATGAAAGAGGTTTGATCGGCATTTATCATGACTG GTGTGAAGGCTTTTCTACATACCCAAGGACATATGATCTTATTCATGCTAATGGTTTATTTAGTTTGTACCAGGACAA GTGCAACCTAGAAGACATCCTTCTAGAGATGGACCGAATCTTGAGGCCCGAAGGATCGGTCATAATCCGCGACGAAGTAGATGTGCTTAACAAGGTTAACAAAATTGTTGGAGGAATGAGATGGGAAGCTAAAATGATGGATCATGAGGATGGTCCACTTGTGC